A stretch of the Alnus glutinosa chromosome 6, dhAlnGlut1.1, whole genome shotgun sequence genome encodes the following:
- the LOC133870477 gene encoding protein unc-13 homolog encodes MAHLFRDLSLGHSKREATPSPPPIMPSKAPLTDLPSPLGQLAAQLTDSDLRLTAYEIFVAACRTSSGKPLTYVPNSDSPAHHSPGSPGLQRSLTSTAASKVKKAFGLKSPSGSGSKKSPGSGSGSGSGQVKPRRPMTVGELMRTQMGVSDATDSRVRRALLRIAAGQVGRRIESVVVPLELLQQLKLSDFTDQQEYDAWQKRTLKVLEAGLLFHPHTPLDKSYSTAQRLRQIIHGALDTRIETGKNNESMQVLRSTVMALASRSTDGSLYDTCHWADGFPLNLRLYEMLLEACFDANDETSIIDEVDELMEHIKKTWGILGMNQMLHNICFTWVLFHRFVATSQVEMDLLYAADSQLAEVAKDAKTTKDAEHSKILSSTLSSILGWAEKRLLAYHDTFDAGNIDTMQGIVSLGVSAAKILVEDISNEYRRRRKGEVDVARNRIDTYIRSSLRTAFAQRMEMADSSRRASKNQPNSLPVLAILAKDVGDLAINEKEVFSPILKRWHPFAAGVAVATLHSCYGNELKQFISGMMELTPDAVQVLRAADKLEKDLVQIAVEDSVDSDDGGKAIIREMPPYEAEAAVANLVKGWIKNSLDRLKEWVDRNLQQEVWNPLGNQEGYAPSAVEVLRILDETLDAFFQLPIPMHPALLPDLMAGLDRCLQYYITKAKSGCGSRNTFIPTTPALTRCTIGSKFQGFGKKKEKSPNSQKRNPQVATMNGDNTFGILQLCVRINTLQRVWSELDVMEKRIITRLRNSESAHAEDFSNGLGRKFELSPAACIEGIQQLCEAVAYRIIFHDLSHVLWDGLYVGEPSSSRIDPFIQELEKNLLIISDTVHERVRTRLITDIMRASFDGFLLVLLAGGPSRAFSRQDSQIIEDDFKSLKDLFWVDGDGLPSELIDKFSTTVRGVLPLFRTDTESLIERFRCVTLETYGSSARSKLPLPPSSGQWNPTDPNTLLRVLCYRNDEAASKFLKKTYNMPKKL; translated from the exons ATGGCTCACCTCTTCAGAGACCTGTCTCTGGGCCACTCCAAGAGGGAGGCGACACCGTCACCGCCACCAATAATGCCTTCCAAAGCTCCTCTCACCGATCTCCCATCCCCACTCGGCCAACTCGCAGCCCAGCTCACCGATTCCGACCTCCGACTCACCGCCTACGAGATCTTCGTCGCTGCCTGCCGCACCTCCTCCGGTAAGCCCCTCACCTACGTCCCCAATTCCGACTCGCCAGCTCACCACTCGCCTGGCTCGCCCGGCTTGCAGCGATCCCTCACCTCCACCGCCGCCAGCAAGGTCAAGAAGGCATTCGGTCTCAAATCGCCCTCCGGTTCTGGCTCCAAGAAGAGTCCCGGGTCGGGTTCCGGTTCCGGGTCTGGTCAGGTGAAGCCGAGGAGGCCAATGACTGTTGGGGAGCTTATGAGGACTCAAATGGGGGTCTCGGACGCCACGGATTCCAGAGTCAGAAGAGCTCTTCTCAGGATCGCTGCTGGCCAG GTTGGAAGGCGAATTGAGTCGGTGGTAGTCCCACTAGAGCTATTACAGCAACTCAAGCTTTCAGACTTTACCGATCAACAAGAATATGACGCATGGCAGAAGAGAACCCTGAAAGTTCTTGAGGCTGGTCTCCTTTTCCATCCCCATACGCCGCTAGATAAGTCATATTCTACCGCACAGAGGCTGCGGCAAATTATTCATGGGGCTTTGGATACACGCATAGAAACTGGGAAGAACAATGAATCTATGCAAGTTCTTCGTAGCACTGTTATGGCTCTTGCTAGCAGATCAACTGACGGGTCTCTCTATGATACATGCCACTGGGCAGATGGGTTTCCGCTGAATCTCCGGCTCTATGAAATGCTTCTAGAAGCCTGCTTTGATGCTAATGACGAGACATCTATTATTGACGAAGTTGATGAGCTAATGGAACACATTAAGAAGACATGGGGAATTCTTGGAATGAACCAGATGCTCCATAACATTTGCTTCACGTGGGTTTTATTTCACCGTTTTGTTGCAACCAGCCAAGTTGAGATGGATCTGCTGTATGCAGCCGATAGTCAGCTTGCAGAAGTTGCAAAAGATGCAAAAACAACAAAGGATGCAGAGCACTCCAAGATCTTGAGTTCTACATTGAGTTCAATATTGGGTTGGGCAGAAAAAAGGCTCCTTGCATATCATGACACTTTTGATGCTGGAAATATTGATACCATGCAGGGCATTGTTTCTTTGGGGGTATCAGCTGCCAAGATCTTGGTTGAAGATATATCTAATGAGTATCGCAGGAGGAGGAAAGGTGAAGTTGATGTGGCTCGCAACAGGATTGACACTTACATCAGGTCATCACTACGCACGGCTTTTGCTCAG CGAATGGAAATGGCAGACTCAAGCAGGAGAGCATCCAAAAACCAGCCAAATTCTCTTCCTGTCCTTGCCATCCTTGCAAAGGATGTTGGTGATCTGGCCATTAATGAAAAGGAGGTGTTCAGTCCAATACTGAAGAGATGGCATCCTTTTGCAGCTGGTGTGGCTGTGGCCACCCTTCATTCTTGCTATGGGAATGAGCTCAAGCAATTCATATCGGGTATGATGGAGTTGACACCAGATGCAGTACAAGTGTTGAGAGCTGCGGATAAGCTGGAGAAAGATCTTGTGCAGATAGCAGTGGAAGATTCGGTGGACAGTGACGATGGAGGGAAGGCAATAATTCGTGAGATGCCTCCTTATGAAGCTGAAGCTGCAGTTGCCAATCTGGTTAAAGGGTGGATCAAAAACAGCTTAGACAGACTGAAGGAATGGGTTGACAGGAATCTGCAACAAGAG GTCTGGAATCCACTGGGAAACCAAGAAGGATATGCTCCATCTGCTGTTGAAGTTTTGCGAATTCTAGATGAAACTTTGGATGCATTCTTTCAGTTGCCAATACCAATGCATCCTGCACTGCTTCCTGACTTGATGGCTGGTCTTGACAGGTGTCTTCAATATTACATAACCAAGGCAAAATCTGGCTGTG GATCACGGAATACATTTATTCCCACCACGCCAGCATTGACGAGATGTACTATAGGATCAAAGTTCCAAGGCTttggaaagaagaaagaaaaatctcCAAATTCTCAGAAGAGGAATCCTCAGGTTGCTACAATGAATGGGGACAACACCTTTGGAATATTGCAGCTGTGTGTTCGTATAAACACTCTGCAAAGAGTCTGGAGTGAGTTGGATGTTATGGAGAAGAGGATAATCACTCGTCTCAGAAACTCTGAGTCTGCTCATGCAGAGGACTTTTCAAATGGTTTAGGGAGGAAATTTGAGCTTTCTCCGGCTGCTTGTATAGAAGGAATTCAGCAACTCTGTGAGGCAGTGGCTTATAGAATAATCTTCCATGATCTAAGTCATGTTCTATGGGATGGTTTATATGTTGGAGAGCCATCATCTTCTAGGATCGATCCTTTTATTCAGGAGCTTGAGAAGAACCTGCTGATCATTTCAGACACTGTGCATGAAAGAGTTCGTACACGGCTTATTACTGACATAATGAGGGCTTCCTTTGATGGGTTCTTGCTGGTATTGCTTGCTGGAGGCCCCTCCCGTGCTTTCTCTCGGCAAGACTCTCAGATAATAGAAGATGATTTTAAATCCCTTAAAGATCTATTCTGGGTTGATGGGGATGGCTTGCCTTCTGAATTGATAGATAAGTTTTCTACTACGGTGAGAGGTGTCCTTCCACTCTTCCGAACTGATACCGAGAGTCTCATTGAGCGGTTCAGATGTGTGACCTTGGAGACATATGGCTCTTCTGCCAGGTCCAAACTTCCACTACCTCCATCTTCTGGGCAGTGGAACCCAACAGACCCGAACACACTTCTACGTGTTCTATGCTACCGGAACGATGAAGCAGCTTCAAAGTTTCTAAAGAAGACTTACAATATGCCCAAAAAACTGTAA